A stretch of DNA from Macrotis lagotis isolate mMagLag1 chromosome X, bilby.v1.9.chrom.fasta, whole genome shotgun sequence:
GgaataaataatttcttcagatttgatttttctttctagaaaaaTTTCAGCTACCTCTTTTTAtggaatgtccattttttttttcatgaatggTTAGGCTAAAACTTGCAGAATTGGTCACCTTGTGCTGAATCTTGAGTTCCTTGGTTCCAAGGAACACATTATTCCATCTCTCCTGCATTTTCTAATGGGTGTAGTCTAGTCGTGTGTTATTCAAATAGAGGATAATATGTAATATACTCTTATCAAGTAAAATCACTCTTGGGCATTAGTTCACTATcagctatttttatttgttctttccagTCCAAAGAGTATTTTCCTTGGTGGAGAAGACAAGCAAAATATGAGTCAAGCAGTTTTGTCTTCTCTCTGTTGTTAGTTATTATCTCATCCTTTCTAGCAATAGTTCTATCCTTTCTTTGGACGTTCTTCTTCCTGTAACCTAGCtaagaaaattgtttttgttgtctTTGAATTTCTTCATCAGCTTCAGCTCATCTAAGTTTTAGCACTTCTGATACTTCTTACATATAGGACAATATcatactttaatatttttaatagttctttttttcttcctcacatCATTGTCACTTCCCAATGACTCCTCTTCCTTGACTCTGaccaaaaacccaaaaaactccaaaactctccttgaaacaaacaaaactaagCAGAAGAAAAGAACCCATTGAGGAGGTGTAATAATGCCTCATACTGTTGAGAAGGGCAGGGGGGGAAGaattcttccccattagactttTGAAGTCAGGATTGGTGAGTACATTTTTGAGAATTCTGATACCCTTTCAGTGTTGTTTTTCTTACATCATTGTGGTCATCTGCTGATGATTCTGCTTACTACCATCTGCTTTAGTACATTAAAAAAACTTCCTTgtctctctgaatttttcattttcgTTGTTTCTTAAGATATAACAATGTGACATCACATTCttatgccacagtttgtttagccattccccaactgatgtgcACTGAATTTGTTTCCCATTGCTTTGTTACAAAATAAACAGTGAAGTGTTTGGTCAAACTTGGAATCAAACTTGGAATCAGAATGGTATGGTTTCAAATCTATCCATAACTCTTAagtcattgtgtgaccttgggttagaGTACGTTTCTAAACCTTCCTGGGTCCCAGTTCCCTCTCTCTCTAAAATAAGGGATTGGACCAGCTGGTCTTTGCAGTCTCATCAAGCTCATTAGCTGTGCTCTTGTATTCAACATTCTTGCTTTTATCTTGGGTTTTAATTTTGTGCTAAACATTTCCTTTCCCCCCACTTCCATGTAAAGATCATTCAGTAGTAGAAACTCACTGGAGTGGTTCAGTCATCAGTTATATCATTCCAGCTATCCAATAGCCCTTGTCTCATAACTCAAAAAGTCAGTCTTTTTTGTTGTCCTTAGTGTTCATCACCAGCTTCTTTTTGGCCCTTAATGTTCTTGATGCTTCTCCTGTGTCATCTTTGCATTTTTCCTGTTATCTCAGTTGAGTGGGCAGCATGGCATAATGGGAGAGGAGTTTGATGTGGAGTCAGGGGACTTGACACCTCTCATACTTACTCATTGTGTTACTGACTGTTCCTTTACTGTTCTGAACCTTAGTCTCATGacctataaaatgggtataaaattGAAGATGGTATCTATCTCATAGAGTTCTTTTGAGGATCATGTGAGATTTGTATAAAGTTCTCAGTCAACTTTAGATATGTAAATGTCAGCTACTGTTTTTGTTATCTTCCTTGGTAGGCTTGCTtgttggaatcaggaaaatttagaTGGAGATAAATGGGTACTATTCTGGATGGAGAATTTGTGAGCAGTTGGGTGGGTTTCCCAGAGATTGGTGCTGGCACCAGCCTTATTTCAGTATATaaagctaggagaggaaatacaGAATGGATTGCAGTTGACATTGAGCTCCTCTGACAAGTATGAAATACTCTGTGATGGGAACAGATTGGAGAGGTTTTCAAGGGTATGTgagtggggagaggaagaggTTTCCTACTTCAGAGGAAGCATTAATTTGATAGCAACACCTCTCCATCTACTCCTTTTACATCTTCCAGGTGGTGGCCATTGTGATGGACATGTTCACAGATGTAGATCTGCTGCAAGAGGTCTTAGAGGCAGCTGCCCGCCGTGTCCCTGTCTATATCCTCCTGGATGAGATGAATGCCCAGCACTTTCTGGACATGGCTGAAAAGTGCCGGGTCAACCTGCATCATGTGGATGTGAGTGACTGGGGAAGGAAGTGGGAGATAATTATAGGAGGTTCACTCTTCCTCTCATGGACATCAGAGACTGGtagaggaggtggaggaggagttAACAAAGGGCAATCTTAGCAGGTGTGATTCAAACTGTACCACGTGGGTTcatttgtgtgtgggggggaagatGAGTCTGTATGGAGATTGCTTTGCTTCCTATGCCCCTGACTCATACTCCTTCCCATCTAGTTCCTCCGGGTTCGCACAGTCTCAGGCCCCACCTACTACTGCCGCACTGGAAAGTCCTTCAAGGGCCACGTGAAGGAGAAGTTCCTGTTGGTGGATTGTGCTGTGGTGCTGAGTGGAAGCTACAGGTGAGCTGCGTCAGGCCAGGGgtggatatgaaaaaaaaaagacttccccCACCTTCTCACTCTCCTTTTATGTCTTCTTCACTAATCCCTCCTTCTactctcaatttcttttattcttttgagaaGATTCACTATGGGGTCCTTCCACTATGATTCTTCCCCTATTCTGTTCTTCCTCCATTGTCCTCCCCAACCCTAACCTCTCTGTCTTCCTTATTTTAGCTTCATGTGGTCCTTTGAGAAGATTCATCGGAGCATTGCTCACGTGTTCCAGGGAGAGCTGGTATCCAGCTTTGATGAGGAATTTCGCATCCTCTTTGCTCAGTCTGAGCCATTGATCCCTGCAGCTGGGGCCTTGGCCCTGGCTTTGACCCATGCGGACACTTATGCCCTTACACCATATGGGGGTCCAGGGCCCCTAATGGGGGCTCCTGTAGGAGGACCAGGCTCCTTCTTCCCCAAGCGTGCCCACTTTCTGTTCCCACCACGTGATGAAGGTCTGGGCTTCCCCTCCTTCTTGGACCCTGACCGCCACTTCCTGTCAGCCTTCCGCAGGGACGACCTACTTCGGCACACAGGGGGTGCAGGAGACATGCATGGGCTGAGGATGCTCTCACGTCGGCCAGGCATGGATATAGAGGCTGGCCATGGTGGGGATCCCAGCACTCGTGGCTTTCTCCGTGCTAAGCACCTAGAGATGGAAGCTGGGCATGGTGTAGACTCTGGGAATCGGGGCTTCCTCCGAGCCAAGCACTTGGAGATGGAGGCTGCCCATGGTGGGGACCCCAATTCCCGTGGCTTTCTCCGAGCCAAGCACATGGAGATGGATGCTTTCAAGCGGCATACCTTTGCTGATGGAGCCATGGAGAACTTTGCTTCATCCCGCCAGGTGTCCCGTCAGATGTTTGTTAGTCATGGTGATGACTTCCGCTTTCAGACCAGCCACTTTCACCGTGACCAGCTTTACCAGCAACATTACCAGTTTGAACCCCAATTCACATCTACCCGGCCCCAGGGCTTGTTTGAGAAGCTGCGGGCTGGACGGCCAGGGTTTGGAGACCCTGAAGACTATGGGATAGAGGGGAGTCCTCGTTTCCCAGAGTTAGAATCAGGCTTTGGCTCTCACCCTGAGGGTCCTGGTGGACACTTGCGCTTGGATTATGTGCCATCCAGTGCATCAAGGGAAGTCCGACATGGCTCTGACCCTGAACCCCGTGGTGTGGAGCCTGGTGCCCCACAGCGCCCTAACATTGGGCAAAGGTTCCTTTGCCAGTCATCACCTACACAGAAGCAGAGTTTGGAGCAACGGTTGTTTTCACCAGAAGCTGAGCCAGAAATGGAACCCAGCCGGAAGGGTGGGGCTGAGGGTCGGGCAGGGCTACGCAACTGGCGTATCTCTTCCTACCTTAGTGGCTGCCACTCTGATGGTGGAGATGAGGGTCTGCCTGGCCCCATGGAGGCAGAATCCTATGATGAAGTCCTGAGTGATCCCCCTGGCCGCTATCCCTTGCCTGGGGACCTACTTCCCTCCTCTTTCAGGACTGGGGGCCCCTTTCCTCCAAAGGCTATGGGTGGGGGGGATGGCCCAGAGCGAGAGGTGATTGATGGGACAGGCTTGGTTAAGCAGGACTCATTCCGCTCCCGCCTCAACCCCCTGATCCAGCGGAGCTCCCGGCTTCGTTCCTCCCTCATTTTCAGTGCATCCCAAAAGGAGGGTCCTGGAGTTGGGGCTGCAAATGAGAAAGTTCAGCTCTTCCAGAAGGAGCAGACAGTCAGTGAGACAGTGGGAGAGGGTGGTGAGACTGTTCGGACAGCCTCATCCTCCAAGGTGGCAGAACTGTTGGAGAAATACAAGGGCCCAGCTCGAGACAGAGATCGGGACCGGGACCAGGATAGAACGGGTGGTGTGGTCACTGTTAGCAAAGCAGCAGTGTCGCAGTCATGGCGGGAAGAGACTGGGACAGGTAGTGGGGGTACAGGGAGCGAGCGACGTAGCCTGGAGAGCTGCCTGTTAGATCTACGTGACTCCTTTGCCAGTCGGCTGCATGAAGAGGCTGAGAGACAGCCGGGTGCAGCCACTCTGAGTGCTGCCCAGCTGCTTGACACCCTGGGTCGGGGTACTGATAAACTGCCCTCTCGATTTCTTGCTTCTGATGGTAGAGCAGCCCTGACCCAGGGCAGGGCAAGTCCTCCACCTGAGAGGAAAGGAAGCCCCACACCAGCCTTTCCTGAGAGGAGGGGGAGTCCTATACCTGACAGGAGAGGGAGCCCTACTCCAGCATACCCAGAAAGGAAGGGGAGCCCTGTGCCACCTGCCTCTGAGAGGAAGGGGAGCCCCACTTTGGCCTATCCCGAAAGGAAGGGGAGTCCTGTGCCACCTGCCCCTGAAAGGAAGGGGAGCCCCACTTTGGCCTATCCTGAAAGGAAGGGAAGCCCTACCTCAGCTTCACCTGACCAGCGGGGCAGTCCCCTACCTCCAGTGCCTGAACGGAGGAGTAGTCCTATACCCCCAGTGCCTGAGCGGAGGAGTAGCCTCACATTTGCTGGGGACACCCAGAAGATAGGGTCTCCTGGGGAGGAAGATGCTGGCCGACAAGAGCCCAGTCCTATGGAGTTCCTGCGAAAGGGCTCACTTCGGCTGAAACAGTTGCTAAGTCCCAAGGGAGAGAAACGGCTAGAGGAGGAGGGTGGCTTCTTAGGGCCCCAGGAGAATGGGCAACCCGAGGGTTCCCAGCGACTGTCTCGGGGAGATAGCCCAGAGGTAGGGACAGAGGAACGGGGCTCCAGGCCTCGCTTGACCTCTGCCACAGCCAATGCCCTCTATAGTAGTAACCTTCGAGATGACACCAAAATGATACTAGAACAGATTAGTGCTCACAGCCAGAAACATCGGAGTGGGGCTGGATCAGGGGCAGGGACAGGTGGTGCAGCCCACAGCAGCCCTGAGCTATACCGCTCACCTGCTGCTGCCCTGGATGTCAGTCGGGCCCATGAGATGTCTGACAAGGACAAATGTTCAGCCATCTTCCGCTCAGACAGCTTTGGGGGTCAGAGTCGCTTCAGCAGGACACTGCCGGCTAGCCTGGAAGAACGAGACACCCTGCTACGAAAGATGGAGAGTATGCGGAAAGAAAAGCGTGTCTATAGTCGTTTTGAAGTCTTCTGTAAGAAGGACGAAGCAGGGGCAAGTGAGGCAGGGGCAGGTGAGACTGGAGCAGGAGAGGCTGATGCTAGGGACCGCAAGGTGGGCAAGTTCATGCCCAAGATCTTAGGCACCTTCAAGACCAAGAAATGATCCAACACCCTGGCAATCTTTCCTGCCCAGAGTGTCACTATCACTGACTCATGTTACATGCTCAACTCCATTGTGGGTCTGATGACCAAGCCAGATGCCAAATCTCTAAACAGGGTGGGATGAAAAAGGGTGGGGAGAGGGTGCATATATTCTGAAGAGCAGGATGTTCCCTTGGGCTTCTGAGGGATATCATTGCCCAGGGGTGGAGGACCATCCCCATCTTTAATGTGCTCAGAAATCCAGTGCACCTGGGCACACCCAGTCCCCACACAATGATGTGCTACTACTTTGTCTGCCTTTGGAATGTGAGCTTTACCTTTCTGGAGGATTATTCCCATCTTCCCATCTAATTATATTGATCTGggtatccatccattcattttctATATCCTCCTTTATTCCAAAGGCCCTTACCTTCAATTAGAAGGTGTATGCTGCACCTTCTACTGACACATAGTCTTGTACTTAACTGCCTATCCCTTCTTTCACTGATCTGCTTAAGTATCTGCctatccctctctctcttctcagtcTGTTAGTACATCTCTCAGGCTGAGGAATTTGGAAGTTACAAATCCTCACTTGAACAGAACTTTACAGTTTATGAAGAGTATTCTCACactatctcattggatccttCTGAGGGATTCCATAATGACCTGAggtatttttacagatgaggaaagaagctGGGAGAAGTAACTTGTTCCAGATTATATAGCCagggaactgtggagttggaAGAAGAGACCATATTTCTTGGCTCCTTGTCTAGTGTTCTTTTTCACTATACCAAGTGGCCTCTCTAACAGAGATGGGATGGAcaatcttgtgtgtgtgtgtgtgtgtgtgtgtgtgtgtgtgtgcgtgacACCATGCCTTCTCCCAGGAGAGGTCTTGGGATAAGAGAGAACCCTATCTGTAGCATTTACAAAGTCTTCCCAGCACTGGGTACTGTGTCTTATAttcaataggcacttaataaaagctgGCTGATTTGTAGGTTGGATGAGGTGGAATCCTGGGGGATTATGGGTTCTGTTTGGGTTTCTAGAAAAGAGGGGCACTGCTATCTGAGGTTCTGAGTTAGCATCTCTCCTATTCTTAGATGGATGCATGTCTCTTTGGGTGTTGAAGAGGGACACCCATGATGATGGACAAAAGGTGCTGGGAATGTTCCCGCTGGGGAGGGGCTGGCACAGACTCAGTATCTGTGTCTTCGACCCTCTGCAGGGGATGAGAGTGGGAGGGACGAGGGAAGACTAATTTGCTGCATCAATAAATTAGACTTGAATTTATTAAACCTGGCTTTGATTGTCTTGGATTTGTCTTAGATTCTTCACAACTTCACAAACATCTTGTCAGAAATGTCTTAGGAGGAGAGGGttaaatagaaatgctgagatGGAATCAGTCTGGGATTCCTATGACACATGAGATGAATCATACATTAGACCAATGTTAGTACCTGTGTGGGCCTGTATCTCATTCCCAAAGGTATGTGCAGGATGTGGGCAGGGCCGACTGAAGGAGAAAGGTGTGAGGAAGCCAGGGAGCTCAGGGACCAGAGATCAATGACAGACTATAGGAGATCTCTTGTCATGTTACTTCCCACCTTTTCTCTTCAGTTATTTACTGTCAAGAAGAACCCTTCCTTAGAGACCTCAGTGGGCTCCATACCTGCCTGAACTAACCAGATGTCTTAGCCTTCAGCCTGAAGGAAATTCTTTGCTTTTGAGGTAGGAGACCAGGGAGTGACTGCACCCTAGGAATCAGTGCCTTTTTCTTAGgggaccaaggaagagatgagacCCTGGTAAGAGAATGAGGGTTTAAGTGGGAGTGAGCCTGACAGGGTCCCTCCCAGAAGTCACACAGATCCTGACTTCCACCAccatttttctttgtgtcttctaTTATGGGGTTGGTGGATATGAAAGATTCTGTTGTCCTGAACCTATGGCCCTTTCATCACCCACTGCTCCCTCCTCAGCATTCACCTGGATAGGGCTGGGGGCCCAAACATAGGGTGTACCCAGTTTGGGATAAGGAAACCTTTGGTGTGGGCTGCTCTGCCAGGTAgcaaagaggaggaaggagttGCTTCTTTTGAAACCAGCCCTGAAATGCTGCCTTAATTACCTCTCTGCCACCCAAGAACTATAAAAGCCACTGCTTTGGAAAAGCTATTTCCAGGGTCAGAGGTCAGCCAGCTCTAGTGAAAATACCAGAAAAAGACAGTCCAGTCTTAGCACAGTTGGTCCTCCCCCCACTTTATTCCAACTTTCAACCATTCAGGCCATTTAATGGGGAAGGTAAGGTGTCTGTATGTCATACTGTCTCAAGGAAGTATTGTGGTTTTTGACATTCCTAGACTTTCAGATGCCTGGTGAACTACACCCTCTTGCACAACAAATGTCCTAGTTGGTATCCCACTGATACTGTAGGGCTGAGGTCCAGCCTCAAGATTCAGTAGTCCCTTGGAGTCAGAAACCTTGAGCCTGTCCTAAGACACACATTATTGCATAtgggcaaaaacaaaaaataagtaaaaacatgGTCATGATATATGGAATCATGCAATCCTTCCAAGAGACACATGGTCAGACAAAGACTGTCACTTGGGGCAGCtacgtggtacagtggatagagcactggccctggagtcaggaggacctgagttcaaatccagcctcagagacttaataattgcctaactgtgtgaccatgggcacatttaaccccagtgccttaaattaaaataaaattaataaaaaagaatattaaaaaaagactcGTAGAGACACATAGTCCTGGactgagggaaggaagaggaaagtcaTGAGGGAGCTCAACTCCCTATGCTGGAGGAATACCAAAACCATACAGAAAATCAGAGACTTTATTGTTGAAAATAATGGGAAGGTTAAAGGGGACAGACTTCCATGGCTGAAGCCAAACATTCCCTAAACTAGAGATCCCATTGAGTGAGTCAGAGAGGATGACATCAGAGGAGGGATCTTATCTATTGGAAATGTCTGGGTAAGGAAGCTTCAGTAAGAGTTCAGGGGGTCATGGGGATCAGGTGAAGGAAGTTCATGGAAATGAGGGAGGCTGGGGATATCTGGGGGAGCAGTAAATAGGGACTAGTCAAGGGCTAGAAGGAGTACATGGGGAAAAGTTAGGATGTCTCTAGGAAGGATTCAGGATGGAGGTACATGGGGGAGGGGCTGGAGGGAAGAGTAAGAGTGGGGCAGACCATACAGGGCTGACCTGCAGATGGTTCCATAGGCCTGGGAATAGCCTCCCAGGGAGgccttagctgcccctatagacCCTTGAGAAGCAGAGGATTGGAACATCCTCTTAGCAGGCCGCAGGACAACTCGAGCATCTTGAGTGGGGCCAGGGGGCAGGCGAGGGacctgagaggaaaaaagaattcatgggggaagaggggatCAGTATTGGGAGTGAATAGTTAGTGTTGGGGAAATGACAGTGATGTCAGGGGAGGGATAATGCCATGGGAGAGATAATCAGTGTTGGGGGTAGGATAATCaagatcataagatttagaggagaagggaccttagggatcaTGAACTCTAATTAATGACCTCATTTTATAAGGAGCTAAAACGCAAAAAGGATGAATGAGTGACTTGGTCAAATTCACCTAGCCAAGCTGGGATTCACACCCAGGTTCTGTCAGGCTACTTAATGTTATATCCAGGCTGTCAGGCTATTTAATGTTAGGAAGATGCCActaaaagggagagaaagtcaGTATCTGGAAAGTAATAATTGGGACTCTGCATCTGGATTGCCTCACCAGCCTGGTGCTTGTGGAAGTCATGACACCCATCAGGGAACTGTCCTTTCGCGTTAGGGCCTGGTTGGTTGCTGCAGCTGCTGCTTGGGCAGAGAGGGAGAGGGTAGGCATGCCCCATTTGATGCCTGGCTTCTCCTAAAAACAGACATATTACTCCCCTGGACTGGTGCAGACAGAGATTATTACCCGAGGTAAGCAATCATATCCTGAGAGTACTGCAGTACCAAGAAGGTGGAGGGACTAAAGGAAGACAAGTAGGGAGCTAGACCAGGAAACAGTCTAGCCATGTTTATTCATTCTCCTGGCAATATCCCTGATGCTTCAAGGTTCTGTTCTGTTTCTACTTTCTTTTAATGCCATTCCCTTTAATGCAATGATCCCCAGACTTGCATTCCCAGCTTCAATCTTTCTTCTGAACTCCCCAAGCCCTATTTTCAAATACCTGCTGGATAGCTCCACATGGAAGTCCTTCATTCAATTTCACATATTTAAGATTGAACTTGTCTTCCCGCCAAAATTTCCTAACTTCCATAATTTTTTGGTAACATTtatccccctccctttcttctttcttctcctcctcctctcttctatctcttctGACGTCTCcacctcctctttttcttcttcctcctcctcctccagggcCAACTCCTCAGTCATCTTGGACatatttatccttctctcttaCTCCACACATCCAATTGCCAAATTCTGATGAATCTAGCTCTACCACAGTTTTTGTGTCCATCTCTTCCTCTCCCACTATGACAACTCTTAACATTGTCTGCCTGCTTTTAATCTCTCCTCCCAACATCCTTCAAAGAAATGCTCCTTCAGACCTAATGCCCTTCTTTGACCAAACccttcagtggctccctgttgGTCCATAGGAGAAAACACCCCCTTCTTAGTCTTGCACTTAAGGTCCTGCTCAGTCCCACTTTTCTCACCCACACTCATACTCTTCCCTTTCATGTACTTTACATTCTGGCTAAACTGGAACACTACTGACTAGGCTTTTTCACTGACTGACCCTCCCATGTCTGGACATCTCCTAAGTCACTATTCCTGCAACAGAACACTTGGCCTGCTGCAATCCCTTGGTTCTGCAGAGATCCTGCCTTGTTGCCATTTTTTCCAAGAAGCCTTACCTCTCACCACCActtaaattcaaatggaagtgatctGTCCGCCCTTGGGTCTCACACTCTCCTCAATTTGCACTTCACTGACCATGTTCTTTTTTCTACTCTAGTGATGTATGTGGTCAGATTTCACTGAGATCTCAGAGGGTAGGGAACTCCTTTCCCTCTGTGCTTTCCTAACCCAGAAAAGTGCAGTTTAAGTCACTATCTAGTAGGTGTTCGttaaatagaaaggaataaacttaCCCCAGTGGGACCAGTGAGAGTTCGAGCATCACCCCAAAATGAGTGTCCCCTCTTCCCGAAGGAACCTCGATGTTGTAACCAGATGGAGGGTGCTGACCCCTGCTGAGGTCCAAAGGTGTCTATGTTTTGGGTAGGGGGGAAGGAACACATCACAGTGAGGGTCAGGGTTGTAACACCTTTGTGAAGGGGTTTTGGACAGGGAAATCAAATACCATGACTATGAGGTCAAGGGTTATAAAACTGGTGAGGGGGAAGGGGTTGGGTTAATGGATAACCTGCCATGGATTCAGATTAGACATCAAACACTGAAGGGTCAAGGAATCACAAGCTATTGGGGATGGGGATAGAGATTCAAGGTCACACCATTTCCTAAGATCAGAAGTCACCTATGAGGAGATGGAGTCCGAGATCACATACCATGGCAGGGAGAGGGTTCACTCTGTGGTCTGGGTCCAGGGATTTGTGAACGGCGTTCCTTCAGGATAGAGGGCCGAGGTTCCCCTGGAGCCTGGGCTAGCTCAGAAATAGAATTCTGCGGGAGGGGGTCCTTCTGGGAGGGCAGGGGCACAGAGCTTGACCTGGGAAGGTCCCCCAGGGCTTCTCTCTGAATCTCCTGCCTTTGAAGCCGATTGTTTGACCTTCGCTCTAAGATCATCTGTAGGAAGGGGACATTTCAGAGTCCCTCTGGGAAGTATTTAAAGTAGGGAAGTAAAGAGTAGGGGATTACCTGGGTCTAGGCAGAGAGCAAGAGAGTGActtatgtgtgtatgtagaaCCTGAAATGAAGGATTTCCTGGACTGAGGAAATACTTAAGAGTGATAGTGAGAAGGTCATGGGGAGGGACCCATGCATGTCACCCTCTTGGGGAGCCTGAGGTAGAAGAGTATTTGGATTTAAGAAAATTCCTAATGCCATATCTGTAGTGGCTGGAGTGTTCCTCTGCACACACATGTGCTATGCTTGTgttcacacatacatatgcagCTCACTGACATGCATGTGGTGTATCTGCACCTCCAGGGGACTGCATGTATACACATGTGACTATCCTTGTGtctgtatgcatgtgtgtatggcAGAGAAAGAGGCAAGGGGCTGAGGCTCCTGGAGGTCACCTTGTACAGCCTGTTGCGATACTCCACCACAGAGAGCTGCACACCGTCATCCACAGGCAGGATCACTTCATGCTCCAGGGCTGGTTCCTTGGCTGGGCAGTGGAATCTGAAGtaggaggttggaaggaaatttagaggtGGATGTTGCTCATTGTCCCCCTGGGGAGCTCTTCTCTCCTCCACTCCATTTACCCATATAAGGGGGATAGCTATGGCAGTTTCTTTCTAAGGAGTTCCATGACCTCAGCCTTTTCTCTATCTGAACCTGTTGCTGATCTGGCCTCATCTGGGAATCCTCTAGACATAGGCTCCTTTCTCATCAGCTCATCAGCatcacttcctccctccctcaaccAATCCTCTTCCATCCCTATTGTCAGCCTTATGCTCTCTTATtgttccctctccctcttctccaatACTTAGCACCTCAGTGTTGGTCTCATTGTCAGCCTGACCTAGGACCTCCCCACTCCCTTctgaccttcccttcccatcAGCCTTCCTGGGGCCTCCCTGAACCACCCcactctctccccacctcctcaTGTAGGGGTGCCTCAGAGCCTCATCTGCTGTCAGCCGCTTTTCAGGGTCAAACACCAGGAGTCGTTGCAACAGGTCAAGGGCCTCAGGAGGAGTGGTTGATGGGAAACGGGAATCCAGAGACACTAGCTGGCTGGAGGCAAGTGTTATATTCCCAAATTTGGGTGCTCCACTGTTACTCACTGTGCCCTCTAAGCTCAAAGGGATCCAATGCTATGGCCATGGCAGATCAATTCCAGGGATGGAGAATAGCCCACAGTTCTATCATGCATTGATATTTATTTCCTTACAACCACCCAAGAGGTTGGTAGTGAAGGGATAGATGGAGAAA
This window harbors:
- the FAM83H gene encoding protein FAM83H isoform X1: MSGKRGRSRRPRTKKQGRGRKAGVEADSVIETRPLAPGGPQDGAGQGEHVMEEMGEMGKSVPMGHPGPVVRSDCSGAVEVAEASTASTELVLVTAMELGGYGAICPDPALAQEVLRLQEVQLCLEREQLLLEDRRRQIQLQLQLEEQLWREEQLWQEEQQWLEQLQEEHAWVRMEGIELALELEQLRTAGFEEQEEQVHGQLPGPIAMARRSQSSSQGDNPLAPDYLPPHYKEYYRLALDALAEGGAEAYRRFLTDEGAPDFLCPEELAHVSRHLQQPQHASRENATGQGSASGSLPQADGDVDMSGSSGTYWPVNSDLAVPELDLGWPMTFGFQGTEVTTLVQPPPPDNPSIKDEARRMIRAAQQVVAIVMDMFTDVDLLQEVLEAAARRVPVYILLDEMNAQHFLDMAEKCRVNLHHVDFLRVRTVSGPTYYCRTGKSFKGHVKEKFLLVDCAVVLSGSYSFMWSFEKIHRSIAHVFQGELVSSFDEEFRILFAQSEPLIPAAGALALALTHADTYALTPYGGPGPLMGAPVGGPGSFFPKRAHFLFPPRDEGLGFPSFLDPDRHFLSAFRRDDLLRHTGGAGDMHGLRMLSRRPGMDIEAGHGGDPSTRGFLRAKHLEMEAGHGVDSGNRGFLRAKHLEMEAAHGGDPNSRGFLRAKHMEMDAFKRHTFADGAMENFASSRQVSRQMFVSHGDDFRFQTSHFHRDQLYQQHYQFEPQFTSTRPQGLFEKLRAGRPGFGDPEDYGIEGSPRFPELESGFGSHPEGPGGHLRLDYVPSSASREVRHGSDPEPRGVEPGAPQRPNIGQRFLCQSSPTQKQSLEQRLFSPEAEPEMEPSRKGGAEGRAGLRNWRISSYLSGCHSDGGDEGLPGPMEAESYDEVLSDPPGRYPLPGDLLPSSFRTGGPFPPKAMGGGDGPEREVIDGTGLVKQDSFRSRLNPLIQRSSRLRSSLIFSASQKEGPGVGAANEKVQLFQKEQTVSETVGEGGETVRTASSSKVAELLEKYKGPARDRDRDRDQDRTGGVVTVSKAAVSQSWREETGTGSGGTGSERRSLESCLLDLRDSFASRLHEEAERQPGAATLSAAQLLDTLGRGTDKLPSRFLASDGRAALTQGRASPPPERKGSPTPAFPERRGSPIPDRRGSPTPAYPERKGSPVPPASERKGSPTLAYPERKGSPVPPAPERKGSPTLAYPERKGSPTSASPDQRGSPLPPVPERRSSPIPPVPERRSSLTFAGDTQKIGSPGEEDAGRQEPSPMEFLRKGSLRLKQLLSPKGEKRLEEEGGFLGPQENGQPEGSQRLSRGDSPEVGTEERGSRPRLTSATANALYSSNLRDDTKMILEQISAHSQKHRSGAGSGAGTGGAAHSSPELYRSPAAALDVSRAHEMSDKDKCSAIFRSDSFGGQSRFSRTLPASLEERDTLLRKMESMRKEKRVYSRFEVFCKKDEAGASEAGAGETGAGEADARDRKVGKFMPKILGTFKTKK
- the FAM83H gene encoding protein FAM83H isoform X2 is translated as MARRSQSSSQGDNPLAPDYLPPHYKEYYRLALDALAEGGAEAYRRFLTDEGAPDFLCPEELAHVSRHLQQPQHASRENATGQGSASGSLPQADGDVDMSGSSGTYWPVNSDLAVPELDLGWPMTFGFQGTEVTTLVQPPPPDNPSIKDEARRMIRAAQQVVAIVMDMFTDVDLLQEVLEAAARRVPVYILLDEMNAQHFLDMAEKCRVNLHHVDFLRVRTVSGPTYYCRTGKSFKGHVKEKFLLVDCAVVLSGSYSFMWSFEKIHRSIAHVFQGELVSSFDEEFRILFAQSEPLIPAAGALALALTHADTYALTPYGGPGPLMGAPVGGPGSFFPKRAHFLFPPRDEGLGFPSFLDPDRHFLSAFRRDDLLRHTGGAGDMHGLRMLSRRPGMDIEAGHGGDPSTRGFLRAKHLEMEAGHGVDSGNRGFLRAKHLEMEAAHGGDPNSRGFLRAKHMEMDAFKRHTFADGAMENFASSRQVSRQMFVSHGDDFRFQTSHFHRDQLYQQHYQFEPQFTSTRPQGLFEKLRAGRPGFGDPEDYGIEGSPRFPELESGFGSHPEGPGGHLRLDYVPSSASREVRHGSDPEPRGVEPGAPQRPNIGQRFLCQSSPTQKQSLEQRLFSPEAEPEMEPSRKGGAEGRAGLRNWRISSYLSGCHSDGGDEGLPGPMEAESYDEVLSDPPGRYPLPGDLLPSSFRTGGPFPPKAMGGGDGPEREVIDGTGLVKQDSFRSRLNPLIQRSSRLRSSLIFSASQKEGPGVGAANEKVQLFQKEQTVSETVGEGGETVRTASSSKVAELLEKYKGPARDRDRDRDQDRTGGVVTVSKAAVSQSWREETGTGSGGTGSERRSLESCLLDLRDSFASRLHEEAERQPGAATLSAAQLLDTLGRGTDKLPSRFLASDGRAALTQGRASPPPERKGSPTPAFPERRGSPIPDRRGSPTPAYPERKGSPVPPASERKGSPTLAYPERKGSPVPPAPERKGSPTLAYPERKGSPTSASPDQRGSPLPPVPERRSSPIPPVPERRSSLTFAGDTQKIGSPGEEDAGRQEPSPMEFLRKGSLRLKQLLSPKGEKRLEEEGGFLGPQENGQPEGSQRLSRGDSPEVGTEERGSRPRLTSATANALYSSNLRDDTKMILEQISAHSQKHRSGAGSGAGTGGAAHSSPELYRSPAAALDVSRAHEMSDKDKCSAIFRSDSFGGQSRFSRTLPASLEERDTLLRKMESMRKEKRVYSRFEVFCKKDEAGASEAGAGETGAGEADARDRKVGKFMPKILGTFKTKK